A genomic region of Methylobacterium durans contains the following coding sequences:
- a CDS encoding deoxyguanosinetriphosphate triphosphohydrolase, whose product MRQNGERWRAPYATDPAACRGRLIAEAASPTRSDFQRDRDRIVHSTAFRRLKHKTQVFVHHEGDHYRTRLTHTLEVSQIARALARALGLDEDLAEALALSHDLGHTCFGHTGEDALDACMAAHGGFDHNAQALRIVTRLERRYAGFDGLNLAWETLEGLVKHNGPLLTPDGRPTPRYAAAGIPAAILAYDAVNDLELSRFAGPEAQAAALADDIAYDSHDLDDGLRAGLFDLADLAEVPFLKGLLDEIEHLHPGLETSRRVHELARRVITRFVEDVIAESARRLEALAPTSVADIRNAGAPVIAFSEPVAEADAAIKRFLYARMYRHPGVMAVRARAAQIVGDLFSAFCADPARMPEEWSAGLTGAEEGRVRRRIADYIAGMTDTYAVLAHKKLFRETPDLHWSPESRGLPLAEP is encoded by the coding sequence TTGCGGCAGAACGGAGAGCGCTGGCGTGCGCCCTATGCCACGGACCCGGCCGCGTGCCGGGGCCGGCTGATCGCGGAAGCGGCCTCGCCGACCCGCAGCGATTTCCAGCGCGACCGGGACCGCATCGTCCACTCCACCGCCTTCCGGCGTCTCAAGCACAAGACACAGGTTTTCGTGCACCACGAGGGCGACCATTATCGCACCCGGCTCACCCACACCCTGGAGGTGAGTCAGATCGCCCGGGCTCTCGCCCGGGCGCTGGGCCTCGACGAAGATTTGGCGGAGGCCTTGGCCCTCTCGCACGACCTCGGCCACACCTGCTTCGGCCACACGGGCGAGGACGCCCTCGACGCCTGCATGGCGGCCCATGGCGGCTTCGACCACAACGCCCAGGCTCTGCGCATCGTGACGCGGCTGGAGCGGCGCTACGCGGGCTTCGACGGGCTGAATCTCGCCTGGGAGACGCTGGAGGGCCTCGTCAAGCACAATGGGCCTCTGCTGACGCCGGACGGCCGGCCGACCCCGCGCTACGCCGCTGCCGGCATCCCGGCCGCTATCCTCGCGTACGATGCCGTGAACGACCTGGAACTGTCGCGCTTCGCCGGGCCGGAGGCTCAGGCCGCCGCCCTCGCCGACGACATCGCCTACGACAGCCACGACCTCGACGACGGCCTGCGCGCCGGCCTGTTCGACCTCGCCGACCTCGCCGAGGTGCCCTTCCTGAAAGGTCTCCTCGACGAGATCGAACACCTTCACCCGGGGCTCGAGACCTCGCGGCGCGTGCACGAGCTCGCCCGCCGCGTCATCACCCGCTTCGTCGAGGACGTCATCGCGGAGAGTGCGCGGCGCCTCGAAGCCCTCGCCCCGACGAGTGTCGCCGACATCCGGAACGCGGGCGCGCCCGTCATCGCTTTCTCGGAGCCGGTCGCGGAGGCCGACGCCGCCATCAAGCGCTTCCTCTACGCCCGCATGTATCGTCATCCCGGCGTGATGGCGGTTCGCGCCCGCGCCGCGCAGATCGTCGGCGACCTGTTCTCGGCCTTCTGCGCGGATCCCGCGCGGATGCCCGAGGAGTGGAGCGCCGGCCTCACGGGGGCGGAGGAGGGGCGGGTGCGCCGCCGCATCGCCGACTACATCGCCGGCATGACGGACACCTACGCCGTGCTCGCCCACAAGAAGCTCTTCCGCGAGACGCCGGACCTTCACTGGAGCCCGGAGAGCCGCGGCCTGCCGCTGGCGGAGCCGTGA
- a CDS encoding HesB/IscA family protein, which translates to MAEITLTPRAAKRINEIMGAEPPGSSLRISVNGGGCSGFSYAFDVAQGREADDIVIERDGATVLVDAMSLAYMAGSTIDFVNDLIGQSFKIENPQATASCGCGTSFSL; encoded by the coding sequence ATGGCCGAGATCACCCTGACGCCCCGCGCCGCCAAGCGCATCAACGAGATCATGGGAGCCGAGCCCCCCGGCTCGTCGCTGCGCATCAGCGTCAATGGCGGCGGATGTTCCGGCTTCTCCTACGCCTTCGACGTGGCGCAGGGCCGCGAGGCCGACGACATCGTGATCGAGCGGGACGGCGCCACCGTGCTCGTCGACGCGATGTCGCTTGCATACATGGCCGGGTCGACCATCGATTTCGTCAACGATCTGATCGGCCAGTCCTTCAAGATCGAGAACCCGCAGGCGACCGCCTCCTGCGGCTGCGGCACCTCATTCTCTCTCTGA